AGGTCAACAAGATATAGCTCAGGATTATTCTTGAATCGTAAAAGAGCTGTCCCGTCCCCGTTATGTTCTAGCGTACCGCTTATTGATGTCCGGTTCGTTGTTGAGCCTTCCGTTGAGCGGAGTTCAAGTTCAAATGCCATATTGCCGTTTAATGCTATATTTGGGGTTTGTCCATCGCTGCTTAATTGTTTGGGAGACGTAATATTCAAAAATCGAATACGCAAGTCGTAAAATCGTTGTATTGTATTGTCGGTAAAAGGTTTAAACTGAACGGAGCCGCCTCTGTTGTGCACCCCATCAATTGACTTCGATTGTCCTGATTCAAATCCTGAAATAAACAGGGAATCATCCGAAATAAAAGATGATTGTTTACGGAGTGTTTGTATCTCCCCATCATGATTTGCAGTGTACTGAATAGAAGAAACGGCACTCATATTTTGATTCGGGTTAGCAACAATATCCCCGTTTTTGTTTTGGTATAAATAAATAAGCTTACTGACAATTGATTTGCTAAACAGCGGATCTTGAACCTCTCGTTGAAAAGACACCGTAAATATACCTGACTGTTGGTTAAAGCCGGTTTGTATGTCAGATTCATTGCCGATTCCGCTGCGATCTTTAGCATATGCAATAGGGGCTGATGGAGAGGTACCGGTTTGGGCAATTATCGTAAGGGCATCGTTGATACTCAGCACAACACCGCTGTTATCACTTGATATAGTTTCACCGATAATTTGGCGTGCGGCCAATAAATCCGATTCAGTAATGGCATTATCAGTACTGCTATCAGAAACTTCGAGCGTACAACCGCTGACGAAAACAAGAATTAATAGCCAAAAATAGGTGAGATAATGTAATTGCATGGGATTATTGTTGTCTTTTATGTATGTCTAAACATTATAGTACACATGAAAAGTGGGGGTACCCCTAAAGAGGTTACCGGAAATTTTCTAATGATTTGCGAATATCCTTTAGGGCTAGGCCCATGTGATTCTCAATAGTCTTGGGACTAACTTCGAGTGTTTGGGCGGCTTCTTTATAGGTCAGGTCTTCTATAAAACAGAGCGAAAATACTGTTCCTCTTTTTTCGGGCATTGCATCAATAGCTTTGTCGATGGCTTCTTCCAGATCAGATTTTTGGGCAGAATCTTCCGGTGTCAGGTTTGTCTGTTGCTGGGGAATAGGCTCTTCTGTGTTAAATTTTTTGTTATCCCGATGGTGATTAAGCATGCGCGTGTATGCAATTCTGAATATATATGACCGCAGTGATTTTTCGGGATCGATGGATTGCCGATTTTCCCAGATATAAATAAATGCTTTTTGGATGAGATCCTCAGCAGCTTCTTTAGTAGTATTTTTGCTGACAAGAAAGCGAAGCAGGGAATCGTAATGTTTATCAAAAAAAGTTCGAAAAGCCTGGTGGTTACCTTTCCTAATTTGCCGAGCTAATGCAGTGCTGTCTAACTCCTTGTCTTTTGAAGAAGCTACGGATAGTAATATGAGAGAAAGACCAAGAGGAATAGTCATTAACAGTTGAGGTTGTTAAAAAACAGTGATAATAATGTACAAATTTATATTTAAAATCATCAGGATTGATACGAGAATAAAATACATAAACTGTTTGTACACTTCAGTAACATAAAGTGTCTGTTCCAATATTTTTCATAAGTGTTGAAAATATTGCAGATCCGTTAGGGGTAGGGCAGGGATTTATGTGTATAACAAGTAGATGATCTGAGTAATGATCATTTTAAAACCTAATGCACATAGTATTATGAAAAAGCTGATACAACCTTTCGGATTACTTGCGGTGTTACTGTTGTTAGTAGCAGGATGGGGTTATAATATTTGTTCTAATATGGAAGTATATCATTCTAGAACAGGTATCGCCAAAATTACAGTTTCAGTACAAACACATAAAACTGGAGTATCTAGTCAAAAACGTAAATTAACAAC
The sequence above is a segment of the Fodinibius salinus genome. Coding sequences within it:
- a CDS encoding RNA polymerase sigma factor; its protein translation is MTIPLGLSLILLSVASSKDKELDSTALARQIRKGNHQAFRTFFDKHYDSLLRFLVSKNTTKEAAEDLIQKAFIYIWENRQSIDPEKSLRSYIFRIAYTRMLNHHRDNKKFNTEEPIPQQQTNLTPEDSAQKSDLEEAIDKAIDAMPEKRGTVFSLCFIEDLTYKEAAQTLEVSPKTIENHMGLALKDIRKSLENFR